In Ignavibacteriales bacterium, the sequence CATGAGTTTACATCCGCCGAATCCCAGCGGTGCAAGGAGATGGACATGGGCGTTTCGCTCCTGCAGTACATTTTCTCCGATGATTCCAAGATCCGCAACACCATCCTGCACATATTCAGGAATATCATCATCCCGAATCGCCAGCACATCCAGGTCAAAGTTGTTGCAGGGTGAGTAGAGACTTTGTTTTTGAAATTCAAAACTTAATCCGCATGCACGGAGCAACGAAACCGAATCTTCGGTAAGACGTCCGTTCCGCTGGATTGCTATTTTCATTCTTCCATTTGTCGCAAGCATACTTTATCCTGATAAAGTGTTTAGTCCAAAAAAAATGTATTGTTATTTTGTCGTTCGTTTTAACATCATCGAATATCCGCCCTTACCCTTTTTCAGCCATCTGCCTACGCGGGCGATTGTGCGTGTGCTCAACCCGGTTTCAGCTTCGATTTGCGTGTACGGGATGCCGTCTGCCAGCATCTGCGCTGCTTTCCAGCGTTCTACGAATTCTTTAATTTCGTATTCTGTGAGCAGATCGCGAAAGAACCGCCGGCATTCATCCACTGAATTGAGCTGGAGAATAGCGTTATACAGATCGTCAACTTCTTTTATACTTGGTTTTTTCATACTTTACTCTGATATTTTTTCATACTTTACTCTGATAAAAGATTAGAGAATTTTTTCCAGAGTGTCAAGTATTTTTTTTCTCTTGTCAAAGAAAATCATTTTCTCTACTTTGCAACTGCATAAAATAGCGAAATTTATATGATTTCAGTTACTGATATTGAACTTGCGTATACCATCGTCAAACCGGTGGTTCATAAAACTCCGCTCCTTACCTCTCGCAGGATGAACGAGATATGCGGCAACGAAATCTTTTTGAAAGCAGAGAATCTTCAACGGGTTGGTGCATTTAAAATTCGCGGCGCATACAATAAAATTGCTTCGCTTACGCAGGACGAGAAACACAGGGGTATTGTAGCACATTCCTCCGGTAATCATGCACAGGGGGTAGCACTTGCCGCCAAGCTGTTACATGTAAAAGCTGTTGTTGTTATGCCGAAGAATTCTCCTCGCATTAAAGTCGATGCGACTCAATCATACGGTGCCGAGGTTGTTTTTTGCGAAGATTCTTCTGATGACAGGGAACGAGTTGCAAAAAAATTGCAGACGCAATTTGGCTATGCAATGGTACCTCCATTCGATGATGATAAAATTATCGCTGGACAAGGAACGTTGATGCTGGAAGTTGCACAGGAACGTACTTCGATCGACTATCTTTTTGTTCCTGTTGGCGGCGGCGGTCTTATCAGTGGATGTGCCGTTGCCGCAAAGCATTTTTTTCCACATATCAAGGTCATCGGCGTGGAGACTGAACCGGCGAACGACTGCCAGCAGTCATTTCGAAAAAAAGAAATCGTACGCATTGCTCCGCCAGATACCATTGCCGACGGTATGCGAACGCAGTCTGTTGGCAAACGCAACTTTGAAATTATTATGAAGTATGTCGATGACGTTATCACTGTGACCGATACACAGGTGATCGAGATGATGCGCTACTGCATGCAGCGTATGAAAATTATTGTCGAACCGACCGGCGCAGTTGCTCCGGCGGCTGTCTTCCATAATGTTCTCAAGTTATCCGGTAAGAAAATCTGTGCCATCATCAGCGGCGGGAATGTGGAACCATCTCTCCTCAAACAATGGTTATAGATAACAACGAGTCTACTCTTGATGAGACTTGTTCGTTTATGAAAACTTTCCTATTTTATAAATAGGCAATCATCCATTACTAATAACGAAACACACTATGAAACTTGCAGTTTGTATTAACCATGTACCTGATACGGCGGCAAAAATCAATATTGCGTCAGATGGGAAGAATATTGATAAAACCGGTATGACGTTCGTTCTCAATCCTTACGATGAATACGCTATTGAAGAATGCCTTCGGTTAAAAGAAAAGAACACCGGCGAAGTAATCGCCATATCGCTTGGCGGCGACTCGCACAAAGAAACATTGCGCAAAGCACTGGCGATGGGCGTTGATAGAGCAGTTCTATTGAAAGATGATTCACTGCGCGATTCTTTTGCTGTTGCCCGCGCACTTGCCGATGAGCTTAAAGAAATTTCTGCCGATGTTGTTTTCTTCGGTAAACAATCTGTCGATTCAGATGATGCGGCGGTTGGAACTATGGTTGCAGAAATGCTGGGATTGCCTTCCATTTCTGTCGCGGTAAAATTGGATATTGCGAACGGTAGTGCAATTGCAGAACGCGAAATCGAAGGCGGCAAAGAGAAAGTTCAAACAACACTTCCCGCAGTGTTCACGGCACAAAAGGGATTGAACGAACCGCGGTATCCATCGCTCAAAGGAATTATGTCGGCCAAGAGCAAGCCCATCGAAGAGAAAGTGCCAACACCATCGCAAGTGAAAGCAGAAGTGCTGGCAATGCGTAAACCTCCTTCCAAGAACGCCGGAAAAATTATCGGAACCGATGTGAGCGCAGTACCGGAGTTGATCCGCTTGCTCCACGAAGAAGCCAAGGTTATTTGATTCTTTTCGATATATAATTTTAGATGAGCAGTAAACTGTTTTTTATTTAATAATTTTTCTTTTTGAATTGATATGAAAATACTTGCATTCGCAGAACAAAGAGACAATAAATTTAAAAAGTCGGCATTTGAAGTTATTCGCACAGCTCGAACAATCGCAGATCAAACAGGCGGAGACGTCATTGCTTTGGTTATCGGCGATCAAGTGCAAGCCATTGCCGGCGAGCTTGGCGGATACGGCGTATCGAAGGTTCTTATCGTCGAACAATCGAAACTTGGAAAATATTCTTCCACCGCATACGCCAAAATCATTGCGGAGGCGGCAAAAAAAGAACAGGCAGATATCATTTTTCTTTCTGCAACAGCAATGGGCAAGGATGCAGCGGCGCGTATTGCCGTGAAACTTGATGCCGGCCTTGCTTCAGATTGCACAGCTTTAAAAGTTGATGGCGGCAATATTATCGCAACACGTCCCGTGTATGCGGGCAAAGCGCTGACCGAAATAAAAATCAATTCGGCTGTTAAGGTTTTTACGCTTCGTCCTAATGTCTTTCCCGCCGGAGCAAGCACCGGTGCCGCGGCAACTGTTGAGGTCATGGATATTCCTCTTGCCGAATCAGATTTCGCATCGCTTGTCATTGAAACGATGCAAGCATCCGGCAAAATAGATGTTGCAGAAGCGGATATTATCGTTACCGGCGGACGCGGAATGAAGGGTCCGGAGAATTTTAAAATGATTGAAGACCTCGCTCATGTTCTTGGTGGAGCTGTCGGAGCTTCGCGCGCCGTTGTTGATGCCGGCTGGCGTCCGCACAATGAGCAAGTTGGACAAACCGGAAAGACTGTTTCACCATCACTCTACATTGCTGTGGCAGTCTCGGGAGCTATTCAACATCTTGCCGGTATGTCATCCTCAAAGTATATCGTTGCCGTCAACAAAGACAAAGACGCACCTATTTTTCAGATTGCTGATTATGGTATCGTGGCCGATGCATTTGTAATCGTTCCTGCAATCATGCTCGAAGCGAAAAAGCTTCTCGGGAAATAATATGTCCACAGAGGACAAAGTTCAAGTCGATATTCTAGGATTGTCCAGCAGTCAAGCCAGCGGCGGTGCATACGCGCTGATTTTAAAAGAGACCAACGGGGCACGCCGGCTGCCTATTATCATCGGTGCGTTCGAAGCACAATCCATTGCATTAGAAATGGAAGGCATCAAACCTCCGCGTCCGCTGACGCACGATCTCATAAAGAATCTTATCGATCTGCTTGGCGGCGAGCTCATAGATGTCCTGATTAGCGAATTACGCGATGGCACCTTCTACGCCCGCATCAATCTTGACACACAAGAAATAGACTCGCGCCCGAGCGATGCGATTGCGATCGCTGTACGGTACGGTGCACCAATTTATGTTGCCGAAAAAGTAATGGCAGAAGCGTCGTTTGTGTCTGAAGGCGGAGAAGAAGAAAAAGCAATTCCACCCAATGCGAAACCTGAACAGGAAGAACCACCTAATCCCCAGCTTTCTCAGCTCGAACAATTGACAAAACGTCTTGAGGACGCCATCGCCAAAGAAGATTATGAAAAAGCGGCGCAACTGCGCGATGAGCTTAAAAAGCTTCAAGGGCGAAATTCATAACATAATTCTTTGGTATCATACAACAATTCATTTGGCATTTTTCTTCACTTACATATCAAGGAGGATCATACCTTGAAACACATTTCCAATTCTCTGTTACTCATTCTTTTTGTTGGCCTTTGTGTGTCTGCAGCGAACGTTTACGCGGCAACCGTTGCAGACGATTCAAACAAAGTCAGTCAATTGATTGCGGAAGGAAATAACTTTTCAGAAAAAGTGTTTGACAACAAGAAAGCATTGGAAAAGTACAACGAAGCGCTTTCTCTTTCACCAAATGATTATGAAATCCTCTGGCGACTGAGCCGCACTTATGTTGACATCGGTGAACATCTTTCCGGTAAAACGGATGCAGAAAAACAAAAGCAACTGGAATTTTATGAGAAGTCTTTAGACTATGCAAAAAAAGCGATTGCTGCCAACCCTCAGGGTGCAATGGGGTATACAAGAGAAGCAATTGCGAATGGTCGCATTGCACTCTTCCGTGGTGTTTTTGAATCGCTGAGTCTCGTTAAACAAACAAGGGCAGATTGTGAAAAAGCAATTTCTCTCGATGTAACAGAGCCGGCAGCATACTACGTACTGGGGCGCACAAATGCAAAGCTTTGCGAGAAACCAAAGTTTGTTCGCTGGCCATTGGGAATTGGTTGGGCAAACATGGATGATGCAATAAAGAATTACGAAAAATCAATCGAATTACGTCCGAACTTTATAATGTACCGACTCGATTGTGCCCGCGCCTACGTTGAGATGGATGAATATGGAAAGGCGCGCGGGCATTTGATAAAAATTGCAACGTTGCCTAAAGAAGACGAAGACGATGATGTCTTTCGGAAAGAAGCGTTAGAGTTGATAGAGAAGATAAAAGATAAGTGAAGAACTACGAGACGGAAAAAGGAATGATTATGGAACATAAGAAAGAATGTCCGGGCAAAGATAAATATTTAACCGGAAAGCGTGTTCTTCCCGCACCAATTTCCAAAGAGAGTACTCTTGCATCCGTTATTGACAACATGGATGCTTACAATGGCGGAAGACTGAGAGCGGCGTGTCAATTACTGCGTGATAAATACTCCCAGGAAGATGTGACTATTGGTTTGAGTATTGCAGGTGCAATGACACCCGCAGGACTCGGTCCATCGACCATTATTCCATTAATGAATCATGGATTTGTAGATTGGCTCGTTGCAACCGGTGCGAATATGTACCACGATCTCCATTTTGCTTTCAATATGCCGCTCTTCCGCGGTAGTCATAACGTGGATGATGCCGATCTTCGCGACAAAGGGGTGACAAGAATTTACGACATCCTTTTTGATTATCAAGATGTACTGATGGAGTCAGATAAAATTTTACGGAAAATTATGCTGCGTCCTGAATTCCAAAAGGAGATGGGAACCCGGGAATACTATTATCATCTTGGCAAAGTGATCAATGAATACGAGCATAAGAGTAATATCGGTCAGGTAAGTGTGCTCGCGGCTGCATATCGAAATGGTATTCCAGTCTTCACATCCTCCCCCGGCGATTCAACAATTGGTATGAATGTAGCTGGATTGGAATTGCTTGCAGAAGCATCCGGAATGCTCGATCGATTCAAACTCAAGATTAATCCGAGTATCGACGTCAACGACTCGACCGCCATCATACTGAACGCCAAGCAATATGAAAAAGGAAAAACCGGCGTTATTCTCATCGGCGGCGGCAGCCCCAAGAATTTTATGCTACAAACTGAGCCGCAAATTCAGGAAGTATTGATGATTCCTGAAGCAGGTCAGGATTATGATATTAATATCACCGATGCACGACCGGACACTGGCGGTCTTTCCGGTGCACCGCCAAGCGAAGCGGCCAGCTGGGGTAAAATAGATCCTACTAAACTTGACGAAACGGTAACCGCATATGTAGATTCGACTATTGCCTTTCCACTCATGGCGGCTTATGTCATACAAACAACAAAGCCAAAGAAACTGAAACGACTGTACGATCGCGGCGATGAACTTCGGCAGAAACTTATCAAATCGTATCTTGAAAACAATAAAGAAGTTGAGGAATTAAAATCGCTTATGAATAAGCTTTTTGCATAATTTCCTACGAGACTCAATAGACCGCAAAGAACGCTGAAGATATGCTTCACGCACTGAGCGGTTTTATTTTTATACAACAAGGAAAGAAATAGAAATGAAAGAAGCGCTTCTGAAATTAGTAGAACAGCATGGCACTCCGTTGTTCATACTCGATCACGATAAAATTCGGGAAAACTACCGGACATTTAAAAAACACTTACCGCGGGTTCAGTGTTATTACGCAGTCAAAGCAAATTCCACTCAGCAGATTATCGAGACTTTGTTCAAAGAAGGATCCAGTTTTGATGTAGCATCATACAACGAATTCATGCAGGTGTACCAGTATATAAAACATTTCGACAAAAAAGATAAAAAGCATTTTGTCTGGGATAAGATTATTTTTTCCAACACAATCAAAGACAAAATCACGCTGAGCAAGATCAAGCAATACAAACCCTTGGTGACATTTGACAATAGCGACGAACTGAAAAAGCTAAAAGATCATTGCGAGACTGCAGGATTGGTTGTGCGGCTGAAAGTTCCAGATACCGGTTCACAAGTTGAAATGAGTTCAAAATTTGGCGCCGAACCTGCCGATGCACAAAAACTGATACAACAAGCATTCGATATGGGATTAAAGGTTGAAGGTATTAGTTTTCACGTAGGCAGCCAATGTACAAATTTCGACAATTTCACAGCAGCGCTTGCTATCACTTCAGAGATTTTTAACGATGCCCGTAGAAAAGGATTCAATCTCAATTTGGTAGATATTGGCGGCGGATTTCCAGTTCCGTACGATCCGCAAGTACCGGAATTTAAAGTTCTTGCCGGTTTATTGAATTCAGAATTCAAAAGGCTGTTCCCGGATGACATTGAAATTCTTGCTGAACCTGGACGTTTCATGGTAGCAACCGCCGCGACGCTCGTTTCTGAAATCATCGGCAAAGCCCGCAGAGATGGAAAAGTATTCTATCATATCAATGATGGGGTGTATCATACTTTTTCTGGAGTAGTATACGATCATTGGATTCCGAACTTCAGTGCTTGGAAGGAAGGTGAAAAAGAAATATGCGCAGTGGTCGGACCCACATGCGACAGTTTCGATAAAATTACGTTATCGGCGGAACTGCCGGCAAGCCTGGAAGTTGGCGATTATCTTTTAACTGACAATATCGGAGCGTACAGTACAGCGTCGTCTACAAAATTTAACGGATTCAACGGATCAAAAATTATACACATGAATTTGTGAGATATTATTATTCATCGATTTGTGCGACAGTACCACGGTTTATTCGCGCCTGTACTAACTTACCAATCCAAGCACTCATCGAAGTATAAGAAAATACCACAACTGCCCAAAAGTAATAGAAACCAATGGTTTTAGGTATAGAATAATGACTCACTGCCATTGTTCCGTAATACAATAATGCTGAAATACCCGGTTCAAATATTGCTTTCCCTTTTGAGCGATAGCCGATATAGAATGCAATGACTATAGTTTCAAGGGTGGCAATTAATCGGACTATAGTGGGGGTGTTAATCAGGACGTTTAAAATATTAATATTTATATAGACCAGCACAACGCTGAAAATAATGCCGGGTAATAAAAGAACGACAACCATAAAACAATACCCAATTCCTACCCACCTCCAATCAATATGAATTTTCTTATCCGTTCTGAGCATTTTCTTTCTCCTTACTACAAAAACGATATACTCTTACTCTTTAAACTTACCGAAATATTGCCAATCACTCATTTTTCCATGGTTATCTATTCGCACTTTAACACTGGCATCCGAATAAATCTTTGATTGGCCGGTGAGAATAACAGTACTATCCATACCGGATGTTGTATATGTGCCATTTTCAGTCTCTGAAAGTTTAACTGGTAATATATATCCAATAAACGATCCATGACCACCGCCCAATTCATGAGGCAATGCTTTATACTGATGCACTTGCCAGGCAGTCGCATTGAGATCATTGATGATATTGTCCTTGTTGGTTTGGATTGCCGTCGAGGCTCTCAATGGGTTATCTATTATTTTTATTTCTATATACATTTTCAAAAAAGAATAGATTGCCAAGGCAAGAATAAAGGAACCTCCAATTATTGACAATATCGTATATGCTCGAGGAACATTATTATTCTTTTCTGTCGTTTTTTCTTCGTATCGTTTCTTCCAACCCAAGAAAAAGAGGGCCGGTGCAATGATAAAAAGAAGAATGCTGATGAGCAAATAAAGACGCTGAGAAAAAGGAACAAGATCAAGCGGGCTGCCTGAGAATTCTTTTTCACTATTCTTTATGGTTAAGTTTGATGCTTTATTCCAAGGCGAAGAGGTAATGCCGAAATTTCTATCAGATGTTCGATCAGGTAGGAAATAATAATTGAAAAAAAGTGAAAAGAGCACAGCGCCAGTGAGAATGACAAGCATGAATATAAAATCATTAGAGAAACCCAACGGCTCTTTCTTTTTATCCGGTTCAGGAGTATCAATTTTCTGATTCATGGTTTACTCCTTGCTCTGTGAGAATAAATTTTTCCTGTATGGTCCCTTTTTTGCCATTGATATTTTCAAAAAGCGGATTTCTTCCTCGTGCGTATCTATCTTGCGCAACGACTATTACTTGAGTATCTGTTAAAACAGTCAATGTGCATACCATTGAGGTATCCCATGCCTCGTGTAACTGATGGATATTTGATTGCACGGGAGCATGTGGATATGTTTGCTGAAATATTTGACCAAGAGTAGTATTCTTTACTTTTCCTTGAGTATGAAAGAGCTCAAGAACTTCGATGAGGTCATTCGGTACTTCAGATAAAATCAAGTCACGGCCAATAATACTTCTAATCGAAAGAAGCGTTTCTTTCTGCCAATAACTTTGATTTTCCGAGGTGATCCATGTCGTGATGATACAACCCAAGACGACAATACTGCAAATCACAGCGATAATGCGTGTCCGTACTGGGAAAGGATACCTTAATGTATAGATCATAAGTGCTGCAATGTAAAGCATTGCAATTATTCCGGCAGTATCCATCGAGGGCCACAATTCTGGCGAATTGCCCGGAAGAAAGAAACCAATGGTTACAATGGTGATGCCGACAAGAAGCCATTTTACTATCATATTACCCCCTATTCTGAACACAAAGTATAAAGAAGCTCTACATGTTCAAACAAATGAGTTAAAATATGCAGTTCGTTGTCGATTGCTATATTGGCATTGTCACGATGCTAAAAATAACTTGATCCATCCCAGCAATGTGTGCAGAGTTTCTCCTTGGGTAGTCCTATCGCTTCGACCAGATCATCCAGTTTCTGATATTGTAAAGATGTAAAATCAAGTCTCTTCCTAACTTGTTCTACCATAGATTTGTATTTATCATTTTCGGGATCAGAATACCCTTTCATATCGCAATCTTCTCTACCGGTAAGTTCTTTGACTGCAATGTACGATGCGAGATCCATGTTAGATCTAGAGCGGCTGAAATTAAGAAACTCACATGGAAATGTGAGAGGTGGACATGCGATACGCATGTGAACTTCCTTCATACCCGCATCATGCAAATCACGCACGTTATCTTTCAGCTGGGTGCCCCGCACAATCGAGTCATCAAGGAATATTCCTCGTTTTCCTTTTATCACCGATTCATTTGGTATGAGCTTCATTTTGGCAACTAAGTCACGCATATGTTGGCTTTGCGGCATAAAACTCCGCGGCCATGTAGGCGTGTATTTTGCATAGGGCCTTTTTAACGGAATTCTTTTTTCGTTACTGTATCCCATCGCATGCCCAATGCCGGAATCAGGAATGCCTGCAACAAAGTCCGCCTCTACAGAATCTCTCTTGGCAAGTGCTGCACCGCAGCGGTAACGGCATTCGTCGACATTTTTGCATTCATAAAACGATGGCGGATAACCATAATACACCCAGAGAAATGAACATATTTGCATGTTATCATTCGGCTTGCGCAATTGTTCATATCCATCTGCCGTGATACGTATAATTTCTCCGGGGCCTATATATTTTTCAATCTCATAGTTCAGGTTCGGGAATGCGCATGTTTCAAAAGCAACGGCATACGCTTCTTTTTTCTTTCCTAAAACAATGGGTGTCCTTCCAAGTTTATCGCGGGCCGCAATAATGCAATCCTCAGTTAAAATCAATATGGAGCAAGAACCTTTCACAAGATCATACACATTTTGTATACCGGATGTAAAGTCATCCCCTTCGGCAATCAGCATTGCAACCAGTTCAGTTGGATTAATTGCACCCTGACTCGTTTCTGTAAATGTGTGCCGCAATTTTAGGCATCGCTTTTCTAACTCTGCAATGTTGACAATCTTGCTTACCGTTGCCACAGCAAAGCGTCCCATATGCGATGTAACAAGAATCGGCTGAGCGTCAGTATCGCTGACGACACCGATTCCAAGATTTCCTGTGAAGCCGGTAATATTGGCTTCAAATTTATTTCTGAAATATCCGTCTTCTAGACTATGAATGGCACGCTGAAATCCGTTCTCTTGAGAGAAGAATGACATTCCTCCCCTTTTTGTGCCGAGGTGAGAATGATAATCGGTGCCGTAAAAAACATCCGACACACAGGAATGTTTTGCGATACTGCCAAAAAATCCACCCATAATTTTCCTTATGCAAGAATAAATATTTGGGGATGAAAAAATCTAGGCTGCGATGATGAAACAACATCGCTACAATAATACAAGAATATTTCTAATTATCTTAGAACTATTTTGAGGAAGACATTCAGGCTATATGTAAACTTGTTGGATTCTTTTCACGCCGCTTCTTGAACATCAATGCAAAATAAACGCCGAGCATTAACAACACAGCTGATAGTATGTACGGTCCAGAATGATGAATCTCGTACAAAAAGCCAGAAAGAATCGGTGCTATCACCATATATGCAGACATCAGCGCAGAGAGAACTCCCATCGTCTCTCCTTTCTTTGAAGGATCGGCTGCGGCTGCAGCTTGACTTGTAATAACAACGCGGAGTATAGCCTGGCCTGTTCCTGAACCAAGAAAGCTCAGATAAAACAACAATAAGATTTCTGTCGAGACCATGAGAGAGGAAATCGCTAGCACTAGAAGCATCATAATTTCAAGTTTTGACTCCGAAAATTTTTCCAGCCAAAACTTCTTAAGTAGAAAGCCCTGGTTCATCACAACAATCACACCGACCATCGTGAACATCATCCCGGTTTGAAACGCGCTAAATCCAAACACATCTTTTACAAATAGACCGAAGACTGTCTGGCTTGTTACAATGGCGAAGGCAAAGAATGACCATGTGAAATAAAGCGGGCGCAATTTTTCATCTCGTGCTGCTCGCATGAGCGGTGCAAGTGGATTAAAATTCATCGGACTGTGCGCATCGCGTTTATGATGTGTCTCTGGTAGAAAGAAAAATGCAGAGACAGCGTTTGTTGTGGCAAGTGCACCCGC encodes:
- a CDS encoding YerC/YecD family TrpR-related protein, translating into MKKPSIKEVDDLYNAILQLNSVDECRRFFRDLLTEYEIKEFVERWKAAQMLADGIPYTQIEAETGLSTRTIARVGRWLKKGKGGYSMMLKRTTK
- a CDS encoding threonine/serine dehydratase, with amino-acid sequence MISVTDIELAYTIVKPVVHKTPLLTSRRMNEICGNEIFLKAENLQRVGAFKIRGAYNKIASLTQDEKHRGIVAHSSGNHAQGVALAAKLLHVKAVVVMPKNSPRIKVDATQSYGAEVVFCEDSSDDRERVAKKLQTQFGYAMVPPFDDDKIIAGQGTLMLEVAQERTSIDYLFVPVGGGGLISGCAVAAKHFFPHIKVIGVETEPANDCQQSFRKKEIVRIAPPDTIADGMRTQSVGKRNFEIIMKYVDDVITVTDTQVIEMMRYCMQRMKIIVEPTGAVAPAAVFHNVLKLSGKKICAIISGGNVEPSLLKQWL
- a CDS encoding electron transfer flavoprotein subunit beta/FixA family protein, whose product is MKLAVCINHVPDTAAKINIASDGKNIDKTGMTFVLNPYDEYAIEECLRLKEKNTGEVIAISLGGDSHKETLRKALAMGVDRAVLLKDDSLRDSFAVARALADELKEISADVVFFGKQSVDSDDAAVGTMVAEMLGLPSISVAVKLDIANGSAIAEREIEGGKEKVQTTLPAVFTAQKGLNEPRYPSLKGIMSAKSKPIEEKVPTPSQVKAEVLAMRKPPSKNAGKIIGTDVSAVPELIRLLHEEAKVI
- a CDS encoding electron transfer flavoprotein subunit alpha/FixB family protein; translated protein: MKILAFAEQRDNKFKKSAFEVIRTARTIADQTGGDVIALVIGDQVQAIAGELGGYGVSKVLIVEQSKLGKYSSTAYAKIIAEAAKKEQADIIFLSATAMGKDAAARIAVKLDAGLASDCTALKVDGGNIIATRPVYAGKALTEIKINSAVKVFTLRPNVFPAGASTGAAATVEVMDIPLAESDFASLVIETMQASGKIDVAEADIIVTGGRGMKGPENFKMIEDLAHVLGGAVGASRAVVDAGWRPHNEQVGQTGKTVSPSLYIAVAVSGAIQHLAGMSSSKYIVAVNKDKDAPIFQIADYGIVADAFVIVPAIMLEAKKLLGK
- a CDS encoding bifunctional nuclease family protein, which gives rise to MSTEDKVQVDILGLSSSQASGGAYALILKETNGARRLPIIIGAFEAQSIALEMEGIKPPRPLTHDLIKNLIDLLGGELIDVLISELRDGTFYARINLDTQEIDSRPSDAIAIAVRYGAPIYVAEKVMAEASFVSEGGEEEKAIPPNAKPEQEEPPNPQLSQLEQLTKRLEDAIAKEDYEKAAQLRDELKKLQGRNS
- the speY gene encoding deoxyhypusine synthase, with product MEHKKECPGKDKYLTGKRVLPAPISKESTLASVIDNMDAYNGGRLRAACQLLRDKYSQEDVTIGLSIAGAMTPAGLGPSTIIPLMNHGFVDWLVATGANMYHDLHFAFNMPLFRGSHNVDDADLRDKGVTRIYDILFDYQDVLMESDKILRKIMLRPEFQKEMGTREYYYHLGKVINEYEHKSNIGQVSVLAAAYRNGIPVFTSSPGDSTIGMNVAGLELLAEASGMLDRFKLKINPSIDVNDSTAIILNAKQYEKGKTGVILIGGGSPKNFMLQTEPQIQEVLMIPEAGQDYDINITDARPDTGGLSGAPPSEAASWGKIDPTKLDETVTAYVDSTIAFPLMAAYVIQTTKPKKLKRLYDRGDELRQKLIKSYLENNKEVEELKSLMNKLFA
- a CDS encoding type III PLP-dependent enzyme; this translates as MKEALLKLVEQHGTPLFILDHDKIRENYRTFKKHLPRVQCYYAVKANSTQQIIETLFKEGSSFDVASYNEFMQVYQYIKHFDKKDKKHFVWDKIIFSNTIKDKITLSKIKQYKPLVTFDNSDELKKLKDHCETAGLVVRLKVPDTGSQVEMSSKFGAEPADAQKLIQQAFDMGLKVEGISFHVGSQCTNFDNFTAALAITSEIFNDARRKGFNLNLVDIGGGFPVPYDPQVPEFKVLAGLLNSEFKRLFPDDIEILAEPGRFMVATAATLVSEIIGKARRDGKVFYHINDGVYHTFSGVVYDHWIPNFSAWKEGEKEICAVVGPTCDSFDKITLSAELPASLEVGDYLLTDNIGAYSTASSTKFNGFNGSKIIHMNL
- a CDS encoding amidophosphoribosyltransferase; amino-acid sequence: MGGFFGSIAKHSCVSDVFYGTDYHSHLGTKRGGMSFFSQENGFQRAIHSLEDGYFRNKFEANITGFTGNLGIGVVSDTDAQPILVTSHMGRFAVATVSKIVNIAELEKRCLKLRHTFTETSQGAINPTELVAMLIAEGDDFTSGIQNVYDLVKGSCSILILTEDCIIAARDKLGRTPIVLGKKKEAYAVAFETCAFPNLNYEIEKYIGPGEIIRITADGYEQLRKPNDNMQICSFLWVYYGYPPSFYECKNVDECRYRCGAALAKRDSVEADFVAGIPDSGIGHAMGYSNEKRIPLKRPYAKYTPTWPRSFMPQSQHMRDLVAKMKLIPNESVIKGKRGIFLDDSIVRGTQLKDNVRDLHDAGMKEVHMRIACPPLTFPCEFLNFSRSRSNMDLASYIAVKELTGREDCDMKGYSDPENDKYKSMVEQVRKRLDFTSLQYQKLDDLVEAIGLPKEKLCTHCWDGSSYF
- a CDS encoding MFS transporter, with the protein product MQKQKLIVISSVLVDVIGFGIVIPILPFYVTEFGASAVIVTLLFATFSFFSFLSAPLLGAWSDRIGRRPIFLLSVASTAIGWFVFASAHSLWMLFLGRIIDGCAAGNFTTAQSYMVDLAKDEKERSANIGLIGAAFGIGFILGPLIGGALSKVSHAFPFWIAGALATTNAVSAFFFLPETHHKRDAHSPMNFNPLAPLMRAARDEKLRPLYFTWSFFAFAIVTSQTVFGLFVKDVFGFSAFQTGMMFTMVGVIVVMNQGFLLKKFWLEKFSESKLEIMMLLVLAISSLMVSTEILLLFYLSFLGSGTGQAILRVVITSQAAAAADPSKKGETMGVLSALMSAYMVIAPILSGFLYEIHHSGPYILSAVLLMLGVYFALMFKKRREKNPTSLHIA